CGCCTCCCCCACGAACTGCCCTCCCACCATGGCGTCCGGGGGCGTCGCCTTCCACTGCGGATGAGGGCGGATGTCAGCTTGTGCCGCACCCCCGGTGCCAGGGTCGCAGGCAAGGGTCCCCTGGAGGACGCTGTGCGTGCCGACAATCCATCAGGGTGGGTAGAGTGCGCCGCCATGTCGCCCGTCCAGCGCCGCATCCCCGTCGTCAACCTGTCCCACTACATCGCCGGCACACCGCAGGAGCGCGCTCGCTTCGTTCAGGTCTTCGGCGACGGACTGAAGGAGTTCGGCTTCGTCACGGTGGAGGGCCACGGCATCGACGACGGCCTCATCCGCCGCACCTACAGCGACGTGGAGCGGTTCTTCGCGATGCCGGAAGCCACCAAGTCCCAGTACGCCCAGGCCACGCACGGCGGCCAGCGCGGCTACATCGGCTACGGACAGGAGCACGCGAAGAACCGCAAGGTGGGCGACTTGAAGGAGTTCTGGCACGTGGGCCGCGAGCTGCCCCCTGGCCACAAGTACCACCAGCTCTACGGCGCCAACGTGTGGCCCGCCGAGGTGCCGTCGTTCCGCGAGCACACGCTGTCGCTCTTCAGCGCGTTGGACGGCGCCGCCGGCGTGATGCTCCAGGCCATCGCCGAGTACTTCGGCGTGGCCCGCGACACCTTCCGGGACATGGCCACGGATGGAAACTCCGTGCTGCGCGTCATCCACTACCCGCCGCTGAAGGAGCGCTTCATCCCCGGAGGCGTGCGCGCCGCCGAGCACGAGGACATCAACCTCATCACCCTGCTCTGCGAAGGCACCGCGTCCGGACTGGAGCTGCTCACCCGGGATGGCGAGTGGCTGCCGGTGGACACGCTGCGCGGACAGATTGTCGTCGACTCGGGCGACATGCTCAGCCGCGTGACGAACGAAATCATCCCCGCCACCACGCACCGCGTGGTGAATCCGCGCAGCAAGGACGACGACACGGTCCGCTACTCGATGCCCTTCTTCGTCCATCCCTACGCGGACTGCGTGCTCCAGGCCCTGCCCTGCACCCAGACGGCCGACACCCCGGCCCGCCACGCGCCCATCACCGCGGATGCCTTCCTCAAGCAGCGCCTGCGCGAAAATGGCCTGCTGAAATAGCGCCGCGTGACGACTGCCACGGACGACATCGAGCTGTTCGCCGTCCAGCCCCGCGTTTCGCTGGAGGACTACGCCTCCGCGGCCACGTTCGCCACGCGGCACCGGGAGCTGGCCGCGCGGGTGGATGCCCTGCGCGCCCGGGATGCGTCGGGACAGCCACGCCACCCCGCCCTCGCCGTGTGGCCCGAGGCGATTGGCGCGGCGCTGCTCTTCCAAGGCCACGTCCCCGCCGTGCGAGCGAAGACATCGTTTGAAGGCGCGGTGAAGCGCGTGGCGATCGCCGAGGCCTTGGACGTCTGGCGCGCGTGGAGCACGCACCATCCGCCCACGCTGCGGGAATGCGTGTACGCGGCGCGCGCGGCCCTCGTGCACCGGACGCTGTGGGAGACCTTCTCCAGCATCGCTCGGGACTTCAACCTGTGGGTCGTCGCAGGCAGCGCCCTGCTCCCCGCCAGCCGCCGGAGCCCGGACACACCTGACTTCGAGCCCCATGGTGCTCGCACGTACAACACCAGCTACACCTTCTCGCCGGACGGCCGCTGCGTGGCGGCGACGCGCAAGGTCAACCTGGTGCCCACCCAAGAGGACGTGTTGCACCTCAGCCCCGGCCGCCCGGAGGACCTGACCGTCCTCCAGACGCCCTTCGGCAGGCTCGGGACGCTCATCGGCTACGACGCCCGCGCCAGGCCGCACACCCGCGAGGAGCCCTGGTTCGTCCCCTGCGCGCAGTACCTGGACGCCCTGGGCATGGACATCCTCGCGCATCCGTCCTCGGCCTCCGCCTTCGACAGGGATGACACAGGCAAGCCACACCACGAGCCGGGGCATGGCGCGGATCATCAGGCCCAGCTCGGTGCGCTCAAGCGCGTGCGCTACGTGGTGAGTTCGCAGGCGGTAGGCAAGGTCCTGGGGACCTCCTTGGCGGCGCCCTCCAGCCTCCTGGAGCGCACGCCGTCAGGCGCGGTCCGCGTCCTCGCCCAAGCGTCGTCTCCCCAGGACGAGGACGTGCTGCACGCCACCGTGCCACACCCGTGAGTCAGCGGCCTCGGGCCCCGTCGTCGCCCAGGGGTCCTCGCGACTGGATGCGTGAGCCGTGAGCATTGCGGTGCGGCTCCAGGAGCGAGCCAGCCGAACGGGCTCGAGGCTGGCGGAACAACACCTCGTGCCCCTTGGACGGAAACGACACGCTCAGCTTACGCCGCGCTCCCGCCACCCCAACGCCCAGGCTGGAAGGCGCCTTCCGGTGTCGTGGAACCGAGGTACGGCCCCGTCGCCGCCTGCATCTCCGCCAGGGACATCATCCGGACCGGGCCATTGTTCCAGGTGGTCGTCACGAGCAACGGCGTTCCGTCCGGCGCCATGACGCCCGTGGCGATGGCGACATGCCCCGCGTGCGCGTTCTTCCCCGTCGGGCCGAAGTAGAGCATCGCCCCTTCTGGCAGCGGCGACGTGAGGTCGGGACGGCCCTCCGCGTCCATGGAAGGCCGAGCCACGCTCGGGTGGGCACCTCCCGCCGCCGCCGCATCGGCGCTGGCGTTCTCCAGGGCCAGCCAGGCCGCGTAGGCACTGTCGGTCCGGTCGCTGTAGACCTGTCCGTAGGGAAGGTCATCCCGCTTCGGCACCGTCCCATCCGGGTTGGGCGACGGCGGCGGCACGATGAGATTGCGGCCGTCCAGGAAGTTGGCCGGGTTGTACATCCAAGGCGAACGGTCCGCGGCCTGTTTGATGCCGAAGCGGTCCTGGACGAAGCTCAAGCACAGGCCCGCATAGCCATTGCCCGTGTTGTCGGAGTTGGACTCGGGGGCCTGCGCCAACAACGCCCCCAGCGCGTCGCGGTTGGGCCCTTCGGGCATCGCGTCGAACATCGACTGGAGCTTCGCTCGCTCGCGCGTGCCCACGAACTGGAGCGCGTTGTCCACCGCCGAGGCGCCGCTGCCATCACGGCCATCCTCCAGGACATAGGGATGACTGCGAGCGATGCCACTGACGTACTCGCTCCGCTCGGAGACCATCCACCCCTCGCGTCCGTCGTCCGTGCGCACGTGCATCCACTCACGGCCGCCGACGCGCTGGGTCTCCAGGACATCCACCTCCGTGCCGGCCACGAGCGTGGGCGTCCCGTCGACGAGGTCATTCTTCGTTCCAGGGCCGGTCCGGAAATTCACGGGCCCCGCGGAGTGCTCCGTCACGCGCACGCGCATGGCGCCGGATGACGCCTCGGCGGCCGGAGTGGGCGGCGCGGGTGGAACGCCGCCCTCCAGGTTCACCAACACCTTGCGCGCCGTCTCGAACGCGCTGGCGCTGGTTTGCAGCAACGGCTTGAGCGGTGCGGGCGCCACCTGCGCGGCGGCCTTCGTCACGGCGCTCCCGATTTTCACGAACGACGAAACCTTCGAATCGATTCGAACTGACATGGCTCCCCCTCTTCGTGCAGCCCGAAGAGCCTTGGAGCCGTCAGCCTCCGCGTTCCATCCGCCAAGTGGCCGAGGCCCCCCGTCAGTCGCCGAGCTTCTTCTTCAGCAGCTCGTTCACCAGCGCGGGATTCCCCTTACCCTTCATGGCCCGCATCACCTGGCCCACGAAGAAGCCGAACACCTGCTTCTTGCCGGCGCGGTACTTCTCAATCTCGCCCGCGTTCTTCGCGAGGATGTCGTCCACCACCGCCTCGATGGCGCCGGTGTCACTCACCTGGGCCAGGCCCTTCTCCGCGATGATGTCCGCGGGCGACTTGCCCGAGCGGAACATCTCCCCGAGCACGTCCTTGCCCGCGTTGGCGGACACCGTGCCCTGGTCGACCGCGACCAGCAGCTCCGCGAGCTGTGCCGGCGTGAAGCGCAGCGCGGAAAGCGGCGTGCCCTCCTCCTTCAGCAGCCGCATCAGCTCGCCGAGGAACCAGTTGGAGAGCTTCTTGTAATCCGTGTAGTGCCCCGCGCAGGCCTCGAAGTAATCGGCCAGCGGGCGCTCGGCGGTGAGGATTCGGGCGTCGTACGCGGGCAGGCCGTACTGGCTGGTGAAGCGCTGGAGCTTCGCGCGCGGCAGCTCCGGCAACGCCTTCGCCGCGGCGTCGATGGCCTCCGCGCTCACGTGCAGTGGCGGCAGGTCCGGCTCCGGGAAGTACCGGTAGTCATGCGCATCCTCCTTGCCGCGCATGGAGCGGGTGACGCCCTTGTTCACGTCCCAGAGGCGCGTCTCCTGGATGACCTTCTCACCCGACTCGATGACATCCACCTGCCGGGCAATCTCGTACTCGATGGCCTGCTTGAGGAAGCGGAACGAGTTGAGGTTCTTCAGCTCGCAGCGCTGGCCGAACGTCGTGGAGCCCTTGGGCATCACCGACACGTTGGCGTCGCAGCGGAAGCTGCCCTCTTCCAGGTTGCCGTCGTTGACGCCCAGGTAGACGAGCACGTCCCGCATCGCCTTGAGGTATTCCACCGCCTCATCCGAGTCGCGCAGGTCCGGCTGGCTGACGATTTCCAGCAGCGGCACGCCCGCGCGGTTGAGGTCCACCAGGCTCTGCCCACCGCCCGCGTCATGCACGCTCTTGCCCGCGTCCTCCTCCATGTGGATGCGGAGGATGCGGATGGTCTTCTCGCCCTGCGGCGTGTCGATGACGAGCCGCCCGTGCTCGCAGATGGGCTGGTCGAACTGCGTAATCTGGTAGCCCTTGGGCAGGTCTGGATAGAAGTAGTTCTTCCGGCTCCAGACGCTCGTCGGGCGGATGGTGCACTCCAGGGCCAGCCCCGTGCGCACGGCGAACTCCGCCACGCGCTGGTTCAGCACCGGCAGCACGCCCGGCATGCCCAGGCACACCGGGCAGGTGTTGCGGTTGGGCTCGGCGCCGAACGCGGTGGAGCAGCCACAGAAAATCTTGGACTGCGTGAGGAGCTGCGCGTGGACCTCGAGGCCAATGACGGGCTGGAAATCGCTCACGGGCATGGCGGTGTCACCAAGGCATGCGCTCGCGGGCCCTACAGGGGCGCGAAGCGGCGGAAGAAGTCGTGCTCGCGCTCGTAGGCGCGGGCGATGCGCAGCAGTCCGGCCTCGTCGAAGGGCCGTCCCAGAATCTGCAGGCCCACCGGCAGGCCCGCCTTCGTGAAGCCGCAGGGCACCGACAGGCCGGGCAGGCCCGCCAGGTTGCAAGGCAGGGTGTAGATGTCCATGAGGTACATGGCCATCGGGTCCTCCACCTTCTCGCCCAGCTTGAAGGCCGGCACCGGCGAGGTGGGCGACAGCAGCGCGTCCACCTGCTGGAAGGCCCGCGTGAAGTCCTCGCGGATGAGCGTGCGGACCTTCTGCGCGCGCAGGTAGTAGGCGTCGTAGTAGCCGGAGGACAGCGCGTAGGTGCCCAGCATGATTCGGCGCTTCACCTCCGAACCGAAGCCCTCCTCGCGCGTCAGCGTGTACACGTCCCGCAGGCTGCGCGCGTCCTGCGCCCGCTTGCCGAAGCGCACGCCGTCATAGCGGGCCAGGTTGCTGGACGCCTCCGCCGGCGCGATGAGGTAGTACGTGGCCAGCGCGTACTTCGTGTGGGGCAGCGACACGTCCACCAGCGTCGCACCCAGCCGCTCGTACTCGCGCAGGGCCTCGCGAATGGAGGCCTCCACCTCCGGGTCCATGCCCTCGGTGAAGTACTCGCGCGGCACGCCCAGCTTCAGGCCCCGTACACCCGCTTCCAGGTCCGCGGAATAGTCCGGCACCGGCGCGTCCGAGGACGTGGCGTCCTGCACATCCGGCCGGGCAATCACCTGCAGCAGCGCCGCCGCGTCCGCCACCGTGCGCGTCATGGGCCCCGGCTGGTCCAGCGACGACGCGAACGCGATGACGCCGTAGCGCGACACCCGGCCATACGTGGGCTTCAACCCCACCGTGTTCGTCAGCGCCGCGGGCTGACGGATGGAGCCGCCCGTGTCGGTGCCCAGCGCGCCGGGCACCTCGCGCGCCGCCACCGCCGCGGCCGAGCCCCCCGACGAGCCGCCCGGCGTGCGCGAGAGGTCCCACGGGTTGTGGCAGGAGAAATAGGCGCTGGACTCGTTGGAGGAGCCCATCGCGAACTCGTCCAGGTTCAGCTTGCCCACCAGCGGCAGACCCGCCTCCTTCAGCAGCCGCACCACCGTGGCGTCGTAGGGCGGGACGAAGCCCTCCAGCAGGCGCGAGCCAGCGGTGGTCTCCACGCCCTCGGTGAGGAAGAGGTCCTTGAGGCCCAGCGGCACGCCGTCCAGGACGCCCGCGGGACTGCCCGCGGCGCGGCGCGCATCACTGGCACGGGCGGCGGCCAGCGCACCGGCCTCGTCCACGCGCAGGAAGGCGCGCACCTTCGGGTCCACCTGCTGGATGCGCGCGAGGCTCGCGCGGGTGGCCTCCTCGGAGGAGACCTC
This genomic window from Myxococcus hansupus contains:
- a CDS encoding isopenicillin N synthase family dioxygenase encodes the protein MSPVQRRIPVVNLSHYIAGTPQERARFVQVFGDGLKEFGFVTVEGHGIDDGLIRRTYSDVERFFAMPEATKSQYAQATHGGQRGYIGYGQEHAKNRKVGDLKEFWHVGRELPPGHKYHQLYGANVWPAEVPSFREHTLSLFSALDGAAGVMLQAIAEYFGVARDTFRDMATDGNSVLRVIHYPPLKERFIPGGVRAAEHEDINLITLLCEGTASGLELLTRDGEWLPVDTLRGQIVVDSGDMLSRVTNEIIPATTHRVVNPRSKDDDTVRYSMPFFVHPYADCVLQALPCTQTADTPARHAPITADAFLKQRLRENGLLK
- a CDS encoding carbon-nitrogen hydrolase family protein, whose product is MTTATDDIELFAVQPRVSLEDYASAATFATRHRELAARVDALRARDASGQPRHPALAVWPEAIGAALLFQGHVPAVRAKTSFEGAVKRVAIAEALDVWRAWSTHHPPTLRECVYAARAALVHRTLWETFSSIARDFNLWVVAGSALLPASRRSPDTPDFEPHGARTYNTSYTFSPDGRCVAATRKVNLVPTQEDVLHLSPGRPEDLTVLQTPFGRLGTLIGYDARARPHTREEPWFVPCAQYLDALGMDILAHPSSASAFDRDDTGKPHHEPGHGADHQAQLGALKRVRYVVSSQAVGKVLGTSLAAPSSLLERTPSGAVRVLAQASSPQDEDVLHATVPHP
- a CDS encoding SH3 domain-containing protein, translated to MSVRIDSKVSSFVKIGSAVTKAAAQVAPAPLKPLLQTSASAFETARKVLVNLEGGVPPAPPTPAAEASSGAMRVRVTEHSAGPVNFRTGPGTKNDLVDGTPTLVAGTEVDVLETQRVGGREWMHVRTDDGREGWMVSERSEYVSGIARSHPYVLEDGRDGSGASAVDNALQFVGTRERAKLQSMFDAMPEGPNRDALGALLAQAPESNSDNTGNGYAGLCLSFVQDRFGIKQAADRSPWMYNPANFLDGRNLIVPPPSPNPDGTVPKRDDLPYGQVYSDRTDSAYAAWLALENASADAAAAGGAHPSVARPSMDAEGRPDLTSPLPEGAMLYFGPTGKNAHAGHVAIATGVMAPDGTPLLVTTTWNNGPVRMMSLAEMQAATGPYLGSTTPEGAFQPGRWGGGSAA
- the gatB gene encoding Asp-tRNA(Asn)/Glu-tRNA(Gln) amidotransferase subunit GatB, with translation MPVSDFQPVIGLEVHAQLLTQSKIFCGCSTAFGAEPNRNTCPVCLGMPGVLPVLNQRVAEFAVRTGLALECTIRPTSVWSRKNYFYPDLPKGYQITQFDQPICEHGRLVIDTPQGEKTIRILRIHMEEDAGKSVHDAGGGQSLVDLNRAGVPLLEIVSQPDLRDSDEAVEYLKAMRDVLVYLGVNDGNLEEGSFRCDANVSVMPKGSTTFGQRCELKNLNSFRFLKQAIEYEIARQVDVIESGEKVIQETRLWDVNKGVTRSMRGKEDAHDYRYFPEPDLPPLHVSAEAIDAAAKALPELPRAKLQRFTSQYGLPAYDARILTAERPLADYFEACAGHYTDYKKLSNWFLGELMRLLKEEGTPLSALRFTPAQLAELLVAVDQGTVSANAGKDVLGEMFRSGKSPADIIAEKGLAQVSDTGAIEAVVDDILAKNAGEIEKYRAGKKQVFGFFVGQVMRAMKGKGNPALVNELLKKKLGD
- the gatA gene encoding Asp-tRNA(Asn)/Glu-tRNA(Gln) amidotransferase subunit GatA, which gives rise to MQLTDLTMLELAEKLAAKEVSSEEATRASLARIQQVDPKVRAFLRVDEAGALAAARASDARRAAGSPAGVLDGVPLGLKDLFLTEGVETTAGSRLLEGFVPPYDATVVRLLKEAGLPLVGKLNLDEFAMGSSNESSAYFSCHNPWDLSRTPGGSSGGSAAAVAAREVPGALGTDTGGSIRQPAALTNTVGLKPTYGRVSRYGVIAFASSLDQPGPMTRTVADAAALLQVIARPDVQDATSSDAPVPDYSADLEAGVRGLKLGVPREYFTEGMDPEVEASIREALREYERLGATLVDVSLPHTKYALATYYLIAPAEASSNLARYDGVRFGKRAQDARSLRDVYTLTREEGFGSEVKRRIMLGTYALSSGYYDAYYLRAQKVRTLIREDFTRAFQQVDALLSPTSPVPAFKLGEKVEDPMAMYLMDIYTLPCNLAGLPGLSVPCGFTKAGLPVGLQILGRPFDEAGLLRIARAYEREHDFFRRFAPL